The DNA segment ATCTCGTTGTGCAGGTTGTGTCGGAGGACGCGGTCGATCATTTTGAGTTGCTGCAACCGGTCCTGGCGCTCCGAGATATCCCTGATGACTCCGATATGACCGATCAAATTTCCCTCCGCATCGCTGAGATCGGAGACGTTCGTCTCTCCGGGGAAGGTGTATCCGAACTTCGTCTCGTAGGTCACCGTCTTGGTGAACTTCCGACCGTCGGTGTGGTGGTTGATCTCCGTCCCCATCTCGTCGAATTCGGCTTCGTCTGCATAGAGGAAGCTCGTCGGCTTGCCTTCGATCTCTTCCAGGGTGTACCCGAAGGTCTCGACGAAGCCGGCATTACACTCGATGATCCGGCGGTCCGTGTCTGCGACCAGGATAGCGTCCTGGATGCTGGCGAACAGCGATTCGTAGCGTTCGCGACTCGCCTGCAACTGCTGTTGGCGTTCCTTGTGCTCGGTGATGTCTGTCTGGATCGCGACGAACTCCTCGATGTCGCCGTCCGGACCGGGCACCGGTGCGATCGTCTGGTTTGCGTGGTATCGCTCGCCGTTCTTGCGCTCGTTGGTCACTTCCTCTTCCCAGACGCCGCCTGATTGGATCGTCTCCCACAGCTCCTCGAAGTACTCCTCGGGCATCTCCCCCGAGTTGAGAATCCTCGGCGTCTCACCGACGGCCTCGTCTTCGGTGTAGCCCGTGATGCGCTCGAACGCGGGGTTGACGTACGTGATCGTGCCGTCAGTATCGGTCATGTAGATGGCGTGGCCGGCGGCGGTAACCGCGCGCCTGAACCGGCGAAGCTTTCGCTCTCGATTCGCCAGCGTGCGCGTCTGGCCCCGCATTCGAAGCAGCGACTCGATGCGCCAGCGCAACTCGAACTGGCGAACCGGTAGCGACAACATCTCGTCGAAGGTCTGTTGGACCAGCGTATCCGGCAACTGCCCGGACTCGTCTTGAAGAAACTCGGGGTCATCCTCCGGCAACAAGAGGAGATACGGCAACAACACCGGCTGTTCGGACTGCTTGCGTTCTCTGAGTGCCTCGTAGTTCTGCCTGAGGCCACCTCGATCGACGATACAGAGATCGAACGCTCCCTCTCCGATCGATGTCGGCTGGCGGACGATTTCGAACTCCTCGACAGAGTCGAGCCACTCGGCGAGCAACTGCTCGTTGCCCGCGTCGGCGACCAGCGGATAGACCCGAGCCGGATCGTGATATTTGGGATCATCGCCGAAGAGCTCCCCCGTCGTGTCCGGGTTGTGTTCGACCATCTCACTCACCTGTCCCGACCGTCGAGTGATCTATCGTTTCGAGTTCGACACAGAATACCGATCCCCTCGGGTCGTTGTCCTCGACCCAGACCTCACCGCCGTACAGATCTATTAGCGTCGAGACCAGATACAGTCCCATCCCAGTCCCCGAACTCTCCATCCCCTTCATTTCGTCGTCGAAGATGTCATCTCCGAGTGTCTCCGGCACCCCCGGACCGTTGTCTTCGATTCGGACCTGGACGTGACTGTCGAGTTCGCGTACCGTTATCGACACGACTGGTTCGTCTGCATCGTTGTGCTGGACTGCGTTGTTGATGAGGTTCCGGAACACAGACGAGAGCAACTCGTTTGCGGCGACAGTCGCATACGGTGGCGACTCCGGGGGTTCGATGGTCGCTTCGTCGAACGCGTTCTGTCGCTTCTCGGCTTCGTCGACAAGTACCCGGGTGAGTGCTGTCGGTTCGAGTTCGGGCTCCGCGTCGGAACTCATGGTCTTGGCGATGTCGCCGGCGGCAGTCGTCAACTCGACGATGTGCTCGGCGGACGACTCGATCCGGTCGAACTCCGGGGTCAGTTCTTCACTTGCCTGTCCGGCGACGTACTCGAGCCACCCGAGCACGACCGTCATATCGTTGCGAATGTCGTGTCGAAGCACTCGATTTAGGATTTCGAGCTGTTCTCGCTGGCGGGTAAGCGTCTCGGATTGGCTGCGCAGTTCCAACAGGGTGTCGACCTGATCCGCCAGTTCGTACTCTTCAACGGGCATCCGAAGCGTCCCGTCGACGAGATCCCACAACGCCGGACGTTCCTGACGCAGCTCTTTGTGAACCGATGCAGCCTGCCCGTCAGGGACAACCAGGAGGACGGGCACGATCGTCGATGTCTCCTCTTTCCGTGCCGTCAGCGTCGCGGCTTCCCGTTCGAGCATCTCGCTGTCGAGAATACAGAGATCGAACGTCGCCGTGTCCGGCCCCCCTTCGGCCAACTCGTACCGGTCGTGATCGCTAATCCAGTCGGTGAGTACGCGGCGATTCCCGCTGTCGGCCACGAGCGCGAGCAGGCTCGTTCTGTCGCCGCGCTGGCGTCCCGGACTCTGATCAACCATCTGTCTCGCCGGTCGATTCCGGATCGGCCCATTCGGGCGTGCCCGTGAGCACACCTTGCAGGTTCTCGAGCGGATCACCGACGCTGATACCGTATTCGGTAAACTCCAGCCGGCGGAGCGTGCGCTCGAAGTCGCTCGTCCGCATCTTGAGCACGCCGATGACCTTCTCCAATCTCCCACGCGACTCGACGTGCCGTATGAACACGATGTTGTCCGCGAGATTGCTCATCTGCTCTTCGGTCGCCCGGAACTGTCCGGTGATGTCGTGGACCTCGTTGGTCACGATCGTAGTGACTCCCATCTGGCGCAGGTAGCGACCGATCTCGATCAGGTTCGTTGTCGGCTTTTCGCCGTGCCCGCGAAGGCTCTGTTTGAACCCCTGAGCCCCGTCGATGAGGACGACTTCCACGCCGTCCTCTTCGACCCCTTTCTGGACCTTGTTTGTGAGTTCGTTCACGGTATACTCTCGGGGTTGGACCTCGACGATGTCGAGCACGTCCTGTTCGATCATCTCGGCGATCGGCATGTTCAGGGCCTCTGCGCGCTGGAGTAGCGTTCGCCGGGACTCCTCGAAGGAGAAGATGATTGACTGTGTCCCACGTCCAGCGGCTTCCTGGATGAACTGCATACTGGTGGTCGTCTTCCCCGCACCAGTGGGACCGCTGAAGAACGTGACTGTCCCCCGATCGAGACCACCGTCGAGCAGCTGGTCCAGTTCGGGCACCCCCGAGGAGACCGTCTCCTGTGGGAAGTCGATCTGCGTCTTCGGCACTTCGAGCCGCGGCCACACGTCGACGCCCGACTCGGTGATCTCGTAGGCATGTGGTCCCCGCTGGGAGGTGGGCCCTCTGAATTTCGTTATTTCGACCGTCCACAGTTCCGAGGTTCGTTCGAGATTGATAACGGCGTCCGTCAGAAACTGCAGGTCCGTGTCCGAGAGGTCGTCTGCCGCCTGTGAGGTCATCAGAACGGTTGCACCGGTCGATTTGAGGAAGTCGAGCAATCCCAGTATCTGGGTCCGGAACTGGTGGTCGTCGGTCGTGAGGAACCGAAATTCGGTGATCGGGTCGATGAGTACCCGGTCCGGCTGCAACTCCTCGACGGTTTCGCGGACTTCACTGACTAGCGACGGCTGCTCGGCTTCCGCCGAGGAAAACAGGGAATAGGTCCCGTCCTCCGTGAACCGCGTTTCGTCCGGTGAGAGTTCGAGAAATCGGAGCGTCTCCGAGTTCAGCCCGAAGTGCTCGGCCGTTCGCTTCACGTACTCGGTGGGTTCTCCGAGGTTGATGTACAGGCTGTCTTCGTCGTCGCCCGCTGCCAGAAAGTGCAGTCCGAAGATCGTCTTGCCGGCACCTGGCGGCCCCCGCACGATCACGTTCTGTCGCTTCAGGAGACCCCCGTCGAGGATCGCATCGAGCCCCCCGATCCCCGTCGACAGTCGATCTTCTGTTGTCATACTGTATATTGGGCCTCCGCAAATAAAGCGTTGTGCACATATTATTCAATCTAATGAATCCGGAAAGAATAGTCGATCGGCGCGGTTGAGATAGCTCTTCAGGGATGGGTTTTTGCGCGTCCCGTCCCAACGACGGTGCGTGTATCGCGCCCGCGACGCCGTCGAGAACGAGGAGTGGATCGCCGCCATCGAGGAGGCCAGCGAGCGGCTGGATCTCGGCACGGAAGCGCGCTCCCGGGCGGCCGATCTGTTCCTGACTAACACGCCGGATTCGGAGCGATCGAAGCGAGCCGTCCTCGCGGCCAGCGTGTACGTCGCGGCGCTGACCACGGGCGAACAGCGCTCGCAGAGTTCGGTCGCGGACGCGACTGGCGTCTCCCGACTGGCGATTCAGACCCGCTGGAAGGAGATCCTCGAATCGGCCGGCTTCGACGCGCCGGAGTGGTAGCTACTCCTCGATCGGCTTGCGTCCGTCGCGATCGGGCGTGCGGTTCCCGTGTTCGTCGATCTCCCCGCGGACGATCCGCGTGCTGGAGATGACGTCGCCGTCCTCGGCGTAGACGTGGTCGACGACCTCGATCTCAAGTGGCTCGTGGCCGCGCTCGCGGCGGATCTCGTTGATCCGGCGACCGCCGGTCTCGGTCTCGGGCGAGACGACGAGCGCGTCGAACTGCGGTTCCGTCGCGATGCCAGTCGGCTCGGCCAGCTCCCGAATCTCGAACTCCCGGTCGTACGATTCGGCGTAGGACTGTAGTTCCGCCCGGAGATCGTCCCGTCGTCGATCGAAACTGCGGACGTACCGATCCTCTTGGCGGGTGCGCGGCGCCAGTTCGTCGCTCGTGAGTCCGACGGTGACATCGCCCAGCTCGAACGCGCGTTCGAACAACGCCCGGTGGCCGTCGTGGATCGGATCGAACGTCCCGCCCAGCGCGACCTTCATATCACGGTCCAGGTTTGCTCCCGGTAAAGTGGCTTCGCTTCCGTCGATCCGTCCGCATCGTCGATCATGAGGGACTGTCACGATCGCGGCAACTGTTTTGCGTTTCGCGCCCTGAGCACAGTCGATGTCGGAGTTCGCACGCGAGGCGGCTATCGACCGCGTCGAGGCGATCGTCGAGACGGTCGCCTCCGAGACGATGCCCGTTCCGGTCCGGGAGGTGTGGGTCTACGGCGATATCGCGCTGGGGCTCGATCCCGTCGATCGACTCGACGTCTACGTCACGAAGGATCTGCTGTTCGGCCGGGACGAGGCGGCCGCTGAGCGCTTCCGAGACGCTCATGGCGTCGAGGGCATCGGCCGGACGGTCCGGGCCGAGTGGGCCGAGCAACACCCCGAGTACGTCCGAGCCAACTCCAGCGGTCACGTCGCCCCCGAGAAGTGTCTGGCCGCCCACTTGCTCGAGGCCGACGAACCGGTCCACCTGGAGGTGTGCAACGCCTCGTTCGAGGACAACGTTACCCAGCGCCTGGAGGGTGCGACGGCCCGCGGCGAGTACGAGCAGATCCTCGATCCGCGCGGGGTCTGCCTCTGGGTTAGCGACGGCGAGGGCAACAGCCGGCGGAGCGACGACGCCCTCGAGAAACTTTGCGGCGGCGAACTGGCCTTCCCGACGCTGTCGGAGTCGCTGTCGATGCTCGGACTCGACGACGGGGAGGCCACTGAAGCCGCCGAGGCCGTCCGGGCCTACCGCCAGCGCCAGGACGGCCGCTCGGTCCGTGGCGACGTGGTGTGATCAGACGCGACCCACAGTCACGTAGAACGGGACGACCTCCCGGCGGCGATACGCGCGCTCGCCCATCTGCTCGATGACGTCTCGCCCCATCGCACGCCATTCCTCGCGGAGCCGTTCGTAGGCCTCGGGTGAGTCGCCGGCGACGATCTCGGCGCGGTCGTCCGCGAGCCCGTCGCCGGTCGCCTTTCGCCGGGCGTCTTCCAGGGCCTGCTCGGAGTAGGGCGGCTCGACCGTCCGCTCGTGGTCGTACCGGCTCGTTCTGACACCCTCGAGTCCCGCGCTCTCGAAGTGCTCGCTGACGGCCGCCCCGAGCGTGACGTCGGTGTCGACGCCGTCGAGATACTGTTCGCGGGCGCGGCGGGCCAGCGACGGTTCGGCCGCGACTGTCGATTCGACCGTGACGGCCCCGTTGTCGGGTTCGATGGCGGCGACGCGATCCGAGGAGACCCGCGCGAGCTCTTCGACCGCGGCCGCGGGGTCGGGCAGGTTGATCAACAGCGCCTGACAGACGACCAGATCGAAGCTATCGTCCTCGAAGGGGAGTCGCGTGGCGTCACCGAGGACGGCCGGCGGTTCGAGATGAGCGAGGAGCCCGATATCGGCGTCACAGCCGACGACGGTGCCTGGGGTCTCCTCCCGGAGGACGCGCGTGAGTTCGCCGGTCCCACAGCCGACGTCGAGCACCCGCTCGCGGGTCTGTAGGGCCAGATCCGCAAGCGCCTCGCGGCTGTCGGCCCACATCCCCTCGCGGGTGGCTTCGAGGTACTCGGCGCTGAACTGGCGCACGGCCACGCTTGCGGGTCCGGAACAAAAAGCCGGCCGATCCGTCGGGACGGTCTATTTCTCCCCGCGCAGTTCGCGGGCACGCTCGACGTTCCAGGCGAAGCCCCGCCCGTCCTCGGTCGGGGTCTCCAGCACGAACGGGATGTCCCCGAGGGCGTCGTGAGAGACGACCGCCTCGATCCCGTCCTCGCCGATTGCACCTTCTCCAAGGTGGGCGTGTTCGTCCTTGTTCGTGCCACAGGCGTGTTTGGAGTCGTTGAGGTGGATACAGGCGAGGTTCTCCAGCCCGACCGCGCCGTCGAACTCCGTGATCGTCTCCCTGACGGCCTCGGGCGTCGAGAGGTCATAGCCCGCGGCGAACATGTGGGCGGTGTCCAGACAGACCTCCAGATCCTGCTCGGAGCGTTCGAGGACGGCCGCGAGATGTTCGAACTCCCCCCCGAGTTTCGTCCCGCTGCCGGCGTCGCTCTCGATCAGGACCGTCACGTCGTCGGGGATATCCAGTTCGTCCAGTGCGCTGGCGGCGTTGTCCAGCCCGCCCTCGACGCCCGCGCCCGTGTGCGCACCGAGGTGGACGTTGACGTACTCGATCCCCAACTTCGCGGCGGCTTCGACCTCTTTCTGCATCGAGTCGATCGATTTCGCCCGGAGGTCGTCTTTGGGCGTACAGAGGTTGACCAGATACGAGGAGTGGATGACCCACGGACCGACGCCTTCCTCGTCGGTTCGCTCGCGGAATGTCCGGGCCTCCTCGTCGCCGACGTTGGGGTCCTGCCAGACCTGCGGGGAGTGGCTGAAGATCTGCCCGCAGTTGCCGCCGTATTCGAGTTGCTCCTCGACGGCGTTGTCGACGCCGCCAGCGATAGAGGTGTGGGCTCCGATAAGCATACACTACCGGAGGGCGGGATCGACCAAAGGGGCTTCGAAGCCGGCGACGCCGACAGCGTTTTGCCCCCGGTCGTCGATACCCCTGCCATGCGTCTGGTCCACGAGGGCGACGAGGAGTCGGCCGTTCTCGCCAGTGACGTCGAGATCGCCGAGGGCTTCGTTCAGACCTCCAAGGGGCTGATGTTCCGGTCGTCGATCCCTGAGGAGTACGCGCTGGTCTTCGAGTTCGACGAGCCCGAGGGACTGTTCCCGGCTCTCGTCGAGGCGCTGCCGTACCTGGAGAACAGTGCCGTCGCGCGGCGATTCGTCCACATGCTGTTCGTCCGGATGCCGCTGGACGTGCTCTGGCTGCAGGGCCAGGAAGTCGTTCACGTCAAGACCCTGCGGCCCTGGATCGGGATCGGGATGGGCAACGCCGACCGGATCGTCGAACTCCCGGCCGGAACGGTCGACGAGATTGAGGTGGGCGATACGGTTCGACTGGAAACGTAGGTGACGACTCTGTCGAACCCAACAGCTTAATGAACGATCACCGCATACGGAGCGAGTACGATGTCGGATTCCCACGACACGGAGGATAGAGGAAGTCGCCACACGGCGGCTGGCCGCGAAATTCTACCCCATGACTGACGGCTCCGGTGACAGATCGAGGCTGTTTGGCACCAGCCTCGGTTCGTCGTCCGGACGACTCGAAGACGTACAGCTTCTCGATACGACGCTGCGTGACGGCGAGCAAGCCCCGGGTGTCTCGCTCACGCCCGAGGAAAAAGCCCGGATCGCCCAGTCGCTGGACGCGGCGGGCATTGACGTAATCGAGGCCGGCAGTGCGGTCACCGGGCCGGGCGAGCGCGAGACCATCTCCCGGGTGACCGATCTCGACCTGGACGCGACGGTCACCAGCTTCGCCCGCGGCGTCGAGAGCGACATCGACCTCGCGCTGGACTGTGGGGTCGACGGGATCAATCTCGTCGTGCCAGCCAGCGATCAGCACATCGAGGACAAGGTCGGAACCAGCCATCAGGCAAACGTCGATCAGACCGTCCAGCTGGTCGAGTACGCCAACGACCACGGGCTGTGGGTCGAGGTGATCGGCGAGGACGGTTCCCGCGCGGATCTGGAGTACCTCGAAGCGCTGATGGGTGCGGCGCTCGACGCCGGTGCGGACCGGGTCTGTTACGCCGACACCGTCGGCCACGCGACGCCGGACCGGACGATCGAGGCCGTCTCCCGCCTCGCCGAACTGGGCCCGACGAGCACGCACACTCACGACGACCTGGGCCTGGCGGTCACGAACGTCATGGCCTCACTGGCGGCCGGTGCGGATCTCGTCCATGGGACGATCAACGGCATCGGCGAACGTGCCGGCAACGTCGCCCTCGAAGAGGTGGCCATCGCCCTGGATCACGGCTACGGGATCGAGACGATGGACCTCACGCAGGTCTACGACCTGGCGCAGTTGATCGCCTCCAAGACCGGCATTCCGCTCGCACCGAACAAGGCCGTCGTCGGCGAGAACGCCTTCACTCACGAGAGCGGCATCCACACCGACGGCACCCTGAAAGACGAATCGATGTACGAGCCGTACCCGCCGGAGAAGGTCGGTCGGGAGCGTCGCCTGGCGCTTGGCAAACACGCCGGTCGCGCGGGCGTCGAGGCGACTCTGAACGAGCACGGGATCGACGTCTCGGAGGACGAACTGAACGAGATCGTCACCAGAGTCAAGGAGATCGGCGACCGCGGCAAGCGCGTCACCGACGCCGATCTGCTGACGATCACCGAAGACGTCCAGGACCGCGAGCGCGAGCGCCGCGTCGAGTTGCTCGATCTCACTGCCGTCTCCGGGTCGTCGGTACCGACCGCGAGCATCCGGCTGCAGGTCGACGGCGAGGTACGCGAGGAGGCTGCGACCGGGACCGGCCCGGTCGACGCCGCGATGAAGGCCGCCGAGGCCGCGCTCAGCCACACCGCCGACGCGCAACTGGAGTCCTATCACGTCGACGCGATCACTGGCGGTCACGATGCGGTCGTCACCGTCGAGGTCGAGATGTCCCGCGGTGACGACCACGTCACCGTCACCGCGAGCGAGGCCGACATCACTCGGGCCTCGATCGAGGCGATGGTCAATGCGATGGACAGACTGGTGGCCGGTGAAGACGACACCGTCATCGCTGACGACTAGCTACCACTTTTTCCCGCTCGGGTGCGCTCACTACGTTCGCACACCACTCGCGGCAAAAACTTGGGGAAAAACCCTGCTGGCTCGGCCCTCTGCCTCGCCAGCAGTGAAACGGCTCGCTCAGCAAGACTCGCCTCGCTCGACTTCGAAAACCCTCGTTATCGCTGCTCACTTTCCGAGGTTGCCGCAGATCTCTCGACACCCGCTGCATATCCGCACGGAAACCGTCTCTCACAACCGACCGGCCAGTTCCCGCAGTCGGTCGTGTCCCGCCCGGTTGAACGGGATGCCGTGTCCCATCGCGAGTGCCTCGACCGCCGGAAGTTCGCTGGCCAGTTCCTCGATGCTCGATCGGACCTGCCCGACGTCATCGCTCACCAGCCAGGGTGAGGCCACCAGATTGCCGTCCGATTCCCGGACCAGATCACCGACGAACGCGACCGACAGCGCTTCGCTGACGTAGGCGACGTGACCAGGCGTGTGGCCGGGAGTGTGGTGGATCGTGAACGACCCGATCGTATCGCCGTCGCCGACCGACTGGACCGGGCCGTCGGGTGTGGGGCAGAACGGGGCCGCGAGCCGCTGGGTGAACCCTTTTCGGGTGCGCCAGTTCGGTGTCCGGTCACCGGCGACCAGCGGGGCGTCGATCGCGCCGGCGTAGACGGGCGCGTCGATCCGGTTCAACGTGCCGACGTGGTCGACGTCGTAATGCGTCACCAGCACGCGATCGATGTCCTCGAAGACGTATCCGAGTTCCCTGAGCTCGCGCGCGAGCGGCCGGCGGGAGATGGGTGTCCCGGCGTCGATCAGTGTCACCGTCCCGTCGTCTTCGGCCAGGTAGGCGTTGACACCGCGGAGATCGAACCACCAGACGTCGTCGAGAAGC comes from the Halapricum desulfuricans genome and includes:
- a CDS encoding PAS domain S-box protein; its protein translation is MVEHNPDTTGELFGDDPKYHDPARVYPLVADAGNEQLLAEWLDSVEEFEIVRQPTSIGEGAFDLCIVDRGGLRQNYEALRERKQSEQPVLLPYLLLLPEDDPEFLQDESGQLPDTLVQQTFDEMLSLPVRQFELRWRIESLLRMRGQTRTLANRERKLRRFRRAVTAAGHAIYMTDTDGTITYVNPAFERITGYTEDEAVGETPRILNSGEMPEEYFEELWETIQSGGVWEEEVTNERKNGERYHANQTIAPVPGPDGDIEEFVAIQTDITEHKERQQQLQASRERYESLFASIQDAILVADTDRRIIECNAGFVETFGYTLEEIEGKPTSFLYADEAEFDEMGTEINHHTDGRKFTKTVTYETKFGYTFPGETNVSDLSDAEGNLIGHIGVIRDISERQDRLQQLKMIDRVLRHNLHNEMNVILGRAEQIQATANGEPIEHATTIVESGNRLIQTTDKERDVTKFLADNPQPRSRDIVPLVTTTVAELREQYPDADISVDVPDERTAFAVNPFERVIEELVKNAIVHSDQDVPSVTVRLECDGETVRIRVADDGPGIPEIEQRILTEGEEMQPLYHGRGFGLWLVHLLVEHSVGTLTVEDNEPRGSIVTMQLSKA
- a CDS encoding sensor histidine kinase yields the protein MVDQSPGRQRGDRTSLLALVADSGNRRVLTDWISDHDRYELAEGGPDTATFDLCILDSEMLEREAATLTARKEETSTIVPVLLVVPDGQAASVHKELRQERPALWDLVDGTLRMPVEEYELADQVDTLLELRSQSETLTRQREQLEILNRVLRHDIRNDMTVVLGWLEYVAGQASEELTPEFDRIESSAEHIVELTTAAGDIAKTMSSDAEPELEPTALTRVLVDEAEKRQNAFDEATIEPPESPPYATVAANELLSSVFRNLINNAVQHNDADEPVVSITVRELDSHVQVRIEDNGPGVPETLGDDIFDDEMKGMESSGTGMGLYLVSTLIDLYGGEVWVEDNDPRGSVFCVELETIDHSTVGTGE
- a CDS encoding ATPase domain-containing protein; its protein translation is MTTEDRLSTGIGGLDAILDGGLLKRQNVIVRGPPGAGKTIFGLHFLAAGDDEDSLYINLGEPTEYVKRTAEHFGLNSETLRFLELSPDETRFTEDGTYSLFSSAEAEQPSLVSEVRETVEELQPDRVLIDPITEFRFLTTDDHQFRTQILGLLDFLKSTGATVLMTSQAADDLSDTDLQFLTDAVINLERTSELWTVEITKFRGPTSQRGPHAYEITESGVDVWPRLEVPKTQIDFPQETVSSGVPELDQLLDGGLDRGTVTFFSGPTGAGKTTTSMQFIQEAAGRGTQSIIFSFEESRRTLLQRAEALNMPIAEMIEQDVLDIVEVQPREYTVNELTNKVQKGVEEDGVEVVLIDGAQGFKQSLRGHGEKPTTNLIEIGRYLRQMGVTTIVTNEVHDITGQFRATEEQMSNLADNIVFIRHVESRGRLEKVIGVLKMRTSDFERTLRRLEFTEYGISVGDPLENLQGVLTGTPEWADPESTGETDG
- a CDS encoding transcription initiation factor IIB family protein encodes the protein MYRARDAVENEEWIAAIEEASERLDLGTEARSRAADLFLTNTPDSERSKRAVLAASVYVAALTTGEQRSQSSVADATGVSRLAIQTRWKEILESAGFDAPEW
- a CDS encoding phosphopantetheine adenylyltransferase, which gives rise to MKVALGGTFDPIHDGHRALFERAFELGDVTVGLTSDELAPRTRQEDRYVRSFDRRRDDLRAELQSYAESYDREFEIRELAEPTGIATEPQFDALVVSPETETGGRRINEIRRERGHEPLEIEVVDHVYAEDGDVISSTRIVRGEIDEHGNRTPDRDGRKPIEE
- a CDS encoding DUF7095 family protein, producing the protein MSEFAREAAIDRVEAIVETVASETMPVPVREVWVYGDIALGLDPVDRLDVYVTKDLLFGRDEAAAERFRDAHGVEGIGRTVRAEWAEQHPEYVRANSSGHVAPEKCLAAHLLEADEPVHLEVCNASFEDNVTQRLEGATARGEYEQILDPRGVCLWVSDGEGNSRRSDDALEKLCGGELAFPTLSESLSMLGLDDGEATEAAEAVRAYRQRQDGRSVRGDVV
- a CDS encoding class I SAM-dependent methyltransferase, whose product is MRQFSAEYLEATREGMWADSREALADLALQTRERVLDVGCGTGELTRVLREETPGTVVGCDADIGLLAHLEPPAVLGDATRLPFEDDSFDLVVCQALLINLPDPAAAVEELARVSSDRVAAIEPDNGAVTVESTVAAEPSLARRAREQYLDGVDTDVTLGAAVSEHFESAGLEGVRTSRYDHERTVEPPYSEQALEDARRKATGDGLADDRAEIVAGDSPEAYERLREEWRAMGRDVIEQMGERAYRRREVVPFYVTVGRV
- a CDS encoding deoxyribonuclease IV, encoding MLIGAHTSIAGGVDNAVEEQLEYGGNCGQIFSHSPQVWQDPNVGDEEARTFRERTDEEGVGPWVIHSSYLVNLCTPKDDLRAKSIDSMQKEVEAAAKLGIEYVNVHLGAHTGAGVEGGLDNAASALDELDIPDDVTVLIESDAGSGTKLGGEFEHLAAVLERSEQDLEVCLDTAHMFAAGYDLSTPEAVRETITEFDGAVGLENLACIHLNDSKHACGTNKDEHAHLGEGAIGEDGIEAVVSHDALGDIPFVLETPTEDGRGFAWNVERARELRGEK
- a CDS encoding DUF192 domain-containing protein; the protein is MRLVHEGDEESAVLASDVEIAEGFVQTSKGLMFRSSIPEEYALVFEFDEPEGLFPALVEALPYLENSAVARRFVHMLFVRMPLDVLWLQGQEVVHVKTLRPWIGIGMGNADRIVELPAGTVDEIEVGDTVRLET
- a CDS encoding (R)-citramalate synthase, coding for MTDGSGDRSRLFGTSLGSSSGRLEDVQLLDTTLRDGEQAPGVSLTPEEKARIAQSLDAAGIDVIEAGSAVTGPGERETISRVTDLDLDATVTSFARGVESDIDLALDCGVDGINLVVPASDQHIEDKVGTSHQANVDQTVQLVEYANDHGLWVEVIGEDGSRADLEYLEALMGAALDAGADRVCYADTVGHATPDRTIEAVSRLAELGPTSTHTHDDLGLAVTNVMASLAAGADLVHGTINGIGERAGNVALEEVAIALDHGYGIETMDLTQVYDLAQLIASKTGIPLAPNKAVVGENAFTHESGIHTDGTLKDESMYEPYPPEKVGRERRLALGKHAGRAGVEATLNEHGIDVSEDELNEIVTRVKEIGDRGKRVTDADLLTITEDVQDRERERRVELLDLTAVSGSSVPTASIRLQVDGEVREEAATGTGPVDAAMKAAEAALSHTADAQLESYHVDAITGGHDAVVTVEVEMSRGDDHVTVTASEADITRASIEAMVNAMDRLVAGEDDTVIADD
- a CDS encoding MBL fold metallo-hydrolase, encoding MVTELLDDVWWFDLRGVNAYLAEDDGTVTLIDAGTPISRRPLARELRELGYVFEDIDRVLVTHYDVDHVGTLNRIDAPVYAGAIDAPLVAGDRTPNWRTRKGFTQRLAAPFCPTPDGPVQSVGDGDTIGSFTIHHTPGHTPGHVAYVSEALSVAFVGDLVRESDGNLVASPWLVSDDVGQVRSSIEELASELPAVEALAMGHGIPFNRAGHDRLRELAGRL